ACTGTTTCTTTACAATGTGGACATTCAATATTTATATAGTTGCCATAATCGTCTTCATCACAATCACAATCTTCATCCTCATCATAATATAAGTCTTCTTCTAAGCTGCTTAAATCTTCGTCAATGGCATCTACGTAATCTTCCATTTCCTCTTGATTGTCTTTTAGAAGCTGAATTTCCTGAGCCATTTCCTTAAGTATGCTTGTCATTTCTAAAATCACTTTACCTTCTTTTGTGCTGTTATCAATGCCAAGTCCTTCAATTAAACCATTTAAATAGGAAACTCTTGAGAATATTGAATCCATAAAACCACACCCTTCTATATTTAAAATAATAAA
The genomic region above belongs to Clostridium swellfunianum and contains:
- a CDS encoding CD1247 N-terminal domain-containing protein, producing MDSIFSRVSYLNGLIEGLGIDNSTKEGKVILEMTSILKEMAQEIQLLKDNQEEMEDYVDAIDEDLSSLEEDLYYDEDEDCDCDEDDYGNYINIECPHCKETVYIDTDICDSNEEIACPSCHQEIPLEDCCE